Proteins from one Aspergillus nidulans FGSC A4 chromosome VIII genomic window:
- a CDS encoding uncharacterized protein (transcript_id=CADANIAT00001286) — protein sequence MDPDEAPPPPYSAVDPLLAPSTSNRNVTSSSAGTPSLPHIRDGDAQLHNSRGSMPIAASAALPTHFTSAAAYFAERPPPALEDAEQVLEHHITIYPRSQAKDFPRRPRCWSPRMENVTQQDWDMFLRHLFPPHLGLASSSAELPRQVRAEIRRDRKDRPQETDEEREMRIATVMKEWNQYFFEPRAVRIVFFYVTDPRNAPISPLCPRCYPAATRASQENRGTQVPETGRGHPLPGNMHPTITGYPQAPMYPGQVPGPYGWSIPNPAPYPPQQGSGFFHPANPHVYHYQYPQWQPWGWGTQHSQQYESSILKGGPLGWFSSLAAQAQKYGDRISEQALHYGDQITAHAQYYGSKVEEQAMAHGRWIEEQAGLSGRKAESAFSGWNQPPQAYPHYYPQPQPQHQSQTSGTAQYTQQSQSAPETTVAQSQQLSSDQQPQQQPQQSANSTSYNRPRRDSTSSTTSDSSLSSIDSISTTSDLSSSDLATVRAQLLSLSAHHDRELYDAAVELRRQLDALRESRRQARVSSTRRWRPGWGQSRSDQHSTSQSSHQGRSSWGRWESPADRQRNQAERRAAKEELRATRKAFRDVVKRAREEQKESRRAKKARRRQERRERERRLAQGQNHGQEETASEAGSVPAPLSESNLEQRLQNLELGSNSQSRAVSAHITQRADADAGSESSAISSIKTPSANSEEEPEPAKEKGKEQKPSKGTE from the coding sequence ATGGACCCTGACGAGGCACCTCCGCCGCCATACTCCGCCGTGGACCCTTTACTTGCGCCGTCAACCAGCAACAGAAATGTaacctcatcatcagctGGAACCCCAAGCCTCCCTCACATccgagatggagatgcacaGCTGCATAACAGCCGAGGGAGTATGCCCATAGCAGCATCTGCCGCACTTCCAACTCATTTCACATCAGCCGCTGCGTATTTTGCTGAACGGCCACCTCCTGCACttgaagatgcagagcaAGTCCTGGAGCATCATATAACCATCTATCCGCGAAGCCAGGCCAAGGATTTCCCGCGGCGCCCGCGATGCTGGAGTCCCCGGATGGAGAACGTCACCCAGCAAGATTGGGATATGTTCTTACGGCACTTGTTTCCTCCGCATCTTGGCCTTGCGTCCTCGTCCGCTGAACTTCCGCGGCAGGTGAGGGCTGAGATACGTCGGGACCGGAAAGACCGGCCTCAGGAGACAGATGAGGAGCGGGAAATGCGTATCGCTACGGTTATGAAGGAGTGGAACCAGTACTTTTTTGAGCCGCGCGCGGTGCGGATCGTATTCTTTTACGTTACAGATCCCAGGAATGCGCCGATCTCCCCGCTCTGTCCGAGGTGTTATCCCGCTGCTACGAGGGCGTCGCAGGAGAATCGCGGTACTCAGGTACCGGAAACTGGCAGGGGTCATCCTCTGCCAGGTAACATGCACCCCACGATTACGGGATATCCGCAGGCTCCTATGTACCCCGGGCAGGTACCAGGGCCATACGGGTGGTCAATCCCTAACCCAGCTCCATACCCACCACAGCAAGGTTCTGGATTCTTTCACCCGGCGAACCCTCATGTCTATCATTACCAATACCCGCAGTGGCAGCCCTGGGGGTGGGGCACACAACATTCGCAGCAATATGAAAGCTCGATCCTGAAAGGCGGTCCATTAGGCTGGTTCTCGAGTCTTGCCGCGCAAGCCCAGAAATACGGCGACCGCATCTCGGAGCAGGCTCTGCATTACGGGGATCAGATAACGGCCCATGCACAGTACTACGGCAGCAAGGTCGAAGAACAAGCTATGGCTCATGGCCGCTGGATCGAAGAGCAAGCAGGTCTCAGTGGTCGAAAGGCTGAAAGCGCCTTTTCTGGATGGAACCAACCTCCGCAGGCATATCCACACTACTATCCGCAACCACAGCCCCAGCATCAGTCTCAGACTTCCGGCACCGCTCAATATACCCAGCAAAGTCAATCCGCACCGGAGACCACAGTAGCCCAGTCTCAGCAACTTTCTTCTGAccaacaaccgcagcaacAACCACAACAGTCAGCAAACTCAACTTCCTACAACCGCCCCCGAAGGGATTCTACCTCGTCCACGACCTCTGactcctccctctcctccatcgaTTCCATTTCCACAACATCAGATCTCTCCTCTTCCGACCTCGCCACCGTCCGCGCCCAACTCCTTTCTCTATCTGCCCACCATGACCGTGAACTCTACGACGCAGCCGTCGAACTCCGTCGGCAGCTCGACGCTCTCCGCGAATCTCGACGGCAAGCCCGCGTCTCTTCAACCCGCCGCTGGAGACCGGGATGGGGACAGTCGCGAAGTGATCAGCACTCAACATCGCAATCGTCACACCAAGGACGGAGTAGCTGGGGAAGGTGGGAGTCACCGGCAGATCGGCAGCGGAATCAGGCGGAACGGCGGGCCGCGAAGGAGGAGCTGAGAGCTACGAGGAAGGCGTTTCGGGATGTTGTGAAGAGGGCgcgcgaggagcagaaggagtcgaggagggcgaagaaggcgagaaggaggcaggagaggagggagagggagaggagactGGCTCAGGGTCAGAATCATGGACAAGAGGAGACGGCTTCCGAGGCTGGCTCTGTGCCTGCGCCGCTTTCTGAGTCGAATCTGGAGCAGCGGTTGCAGAATCTTGAGCTGGGCAGTAATTCGCAAAGTCGCGCTGTCTCAGCACATATTACGCAGCGCGCCGATGCCGATGCCGGCTCCGAGAGTAGTGCGATTAGTTCGATCAAGACACCCAGCGCCAACTCTGAGGAAGAACCTGAACCTgccaaggagaaggggaaggaaCAAAAGCCTAGCAAGGGAACCGAATGA
- a CDS encoding COPI-interacting protein CEX1 (transcript_id=CADANIAT00001287), whose product MDFLKSAVASAMAKGSSFPYSLGDRVDISESIWTLHNATKREDGSACSVFTFEIAPNKSRLPLAKNAVRKSRTLRHPGVIKVLDTIETETSIYIVTERVVPLSWHVKRRSLSEETSKWGLYTVATTLKFINEDATSVHGAVRASSIYTSESGEWKLGGFDILSSMNDDQATYGSLMPDTARYTPPEIVKGGWDAIKRHPLTAVDSYGLAILVFEVFNGNFTGEVGKTMNIPPSMHQSYKRLGAANPKLRLSPAHFVEQGKKSGGFFETPLIRLTDDIDSLGLKSDAEREDFLNELENLSEDFPEEFFKMKVLPELLKSVEFGGGGPKVLSAILKIGGKLSQDEFNAKLTPVIVRLFGNPDRAIRVCLLDNLPIMAENLSQKVVNDKIFPQMTSGFTDAAPVVREQTVKAVLPIITKLSDRTINGELLKFLARTANDEQPGIRTNTTICLGKIAKNLGQSSRAKVLVAAFTRALRDPFVHARNAGLLALSATLDIFSEDDCATKVLPAICPALLDREKLVRDQANKTLDLYLQRVRKFGHTMADTALPATNSDAPKDAARIGTSNDKSWAGWAISSFTNKIAAADGAIQSTSTPKPAEEQRSASVPRVTTSTTPATLNEAKDIRPAIQPLNRSMSAQPTSVREEAPQPADDVYDAWGAMDDEDEDGWGNDEDPFSTPPTTTPSTAKPKVSTVPYDDGGEPDFAGWLAAQSKAKKPLPKGLGNSKTTSFTRTASPSSTVKPAAKVATPAKKIDTKPKDVDEDDGWGDAWD is encoded by the exons GAAGACGGTTCAGCATGCAGTGTATTCACCTTCGAAATCGCCCCGAACAAGTCACGGCTGCCGCTTGCGAAGAACGCCGTGCGGAAATCACGAACACTACGGCATCCGGGGGTGATAAAGGTATTGGATACTATTGAG ACCGAGACTTCGATTTATATCGTGACGGAACGGGTCGTCCCTCTATCCTGGCATGTGAAGCGGCGGAGCCTGAGCGAGGAGACATCTAAATGGGGTCTATATACGGTTGCA ACTACTTTGAAGTTCATTAATGAAGACGCTACATCAGTCCATGGTGCCGTGAGAGCATCATCAATATACACAAGTGAAAGTGGTGAATGGAAGCTCGGGGGTTTTGATATTCTAAGCTCAATGAACGATGATCAAGCG ACTTACGGTAGCCTTATGCCAGACACCGCTCGATACACTCCCCCGGAGATTGTAAAGGGAGGATGGGATGCAATCAAACGTCACCCTCTAACAGCCGTGGACTCCTATGGTCTTGCGATCCTAGTGTTCGAGGTCTTCAACGGCAATTTCACCGGGGAGGTCGGCAAGACGATGAATATTCCACCTAGCATGCATCAGAGCTATAAACGCCTGGGCGCGGCTAACCCTAAACTACGACTAAGTCCGGCACACTTTGTCGAGcaagggaagaaaagtggTGGCTTTTTTGAGACCCCGCTGATCCGGTTGACGGATGATATTGACAGTTTAGGTCTAAAGAGTGATGCTGAGAGGGAAGATTTTCTTAA TGAGCTGGAAAATCTTTCGGAAGACTTTCCAGAGGAATTCTTTAAGATGAAAGTGCTCCCAGAGCTCTTGAAATCGGTCGaatttggcggcggcggcccaAAGGTCTTGTCTGCGATCCTGAAAATTGGCGGGAAATTGTCGCAGGATGAGTTCAACGCCAAGCTTACACCTGTAATTGTGCGCTTGTTCGGGAACCCTGACCGGGCTATCAGGGTCTGTCTTCTGGATAACCTACCGATTATGGCTGAGAACCTTTCTCAGAAAGTTGTAAATGATAAGATCTTCCCTCAAATG ACATCTGGGTTCACAGACGCGGCGCCAGTCGTTCGAGAACAGACAGTAAAGGCTGTTCTGCCTATTATCACCAAACTGAGTGACCGCACGATTAACGGGGAACTTCTTAAATTCCTGGCACGGACTGCGAACGATGAACAGCCGGGCATCCGGACGAATACGACGATTTGTCTGGGGAAAATTGCGAAAAACTTGGGACAAAGC TCAAGAGCCAAAGTTCTCGTCGCAGCTTTCACACGCGCCCTTCGAGACCCATTCGTCCACGCCCGAAACGCTGGCCTGTTGGCACTATCTGCAACGTTGGACATCTTCTCTGAGGATGATTGCGCGACCAAAGTTTTACCTGCCATATGCCCTGCCCTCCTTGACCGGGAAAA GTTGGTACGGGACCAAGCCAACAAAACGCTAGACTTGTACCTACAGCGTGTTCGAAAATTTGGCCATACCATGGCCGATACAGctctcccagcaacaaatTCAGACGCGCCCAAAGACGCTGCTCGCATAGGAACGTCCAATGACAAATCCTGGGCGGGATGGGCTATTTCTTCGTTCACTAATAAAATAGCAGCCGCTGATGGCGCCATTCAGTCTACTTCCACGCCTAAACCAGCTGAGGAACAACGCTCTGCGTCTGTGCCGCGCGTGACAACATCAACCACACCGGCAACGTTGAATGAAGCAAAAGATATACGACCTGCAATCCAGCCACTGAATCGTTCAATGTCTGCACAGCCCACATCAGTCCGCGAGGAAGCACCCCAACCGGCAGATGACGTTTACGATGCATGGGGAGCtatggatgatgaggacgaggacgggtGGGGGAACGACGAGGACCCATTTAGTACCCCGCCAACCACTACTCCTTCTACTGCCAAACCTAAAGTTAGCACTGTCCCATATGATGATGGCGGTGAACCTGATTTCGCGGGATGGCTCGCTGCACAatcaaaagcaaagaaaccCTTACCAAAAGGGTTGGGCAACTCTAAAACTACGTCATTCACACGGACTGCTAGTCCAAGTTCTACAGTGAAACCTGCTGCTAAGGTTGCGACGCCTGCAAAGAAGATTGATACGAAGCCGAAGGAtgtggatgaagacgatggtTGGGGGGATGCATGGGACTAA